Proteins encoded together in one Rhizobacter sp. J219 window:
- a CDS encoding lipase secretion chaperone, which produces MADFVKRFWPAGVAAVLLMAAVAYRAIEPAPQSAAPHAGAAPGAGTGAAAPGNAGGPGTAGGPAPRDVATLTNEMGLELDASRLFELGFAGGLVIDQNTRSTVEALVNGMSDPPTEQELAKLERTLREGLPLEDAEKALKLVRDYRGYVHDVRQDMAPKGIPGSLAEAQRFFDEMDAVRRRHFDDKTAEALFGPHDRYARITMEASFIAQDATLAPDVKKARLDALRAQLPADQRSLIPDPQATEGTAASAVGS; this is translated from the coding sequence ATGGCTGATTTCGTGAAGCGCTTCTGGCCTGCCGGCGTCGCGGCCGTGTTGCTGATGGCGGCGGTGGCCTATCGGGCGATCGAGCCCGCCCCGCAGTCGGCTGCGCCGCACGCCGGGGCTGCGCCGGGCGCCGGCACCGGAGCCGCCGCGCCGGGCAACGCGGGCGGGCCGGGCACGGCGGGAGGGCCGGCGCCGCGCGATGTGGCCACGCTCACCAACGAGATGGGCCTGGAACTCGACGCGTCGCGCCTCTTTGAGTTGGGCTTCGCGGGAGGGCTCGTCATCGACCAGAACACCCGCTCGACGGTCGAGGCCTTGGTCAACGGGATGTCGGACCCGCCCACCGAGCAGGAGCTGGCCAAGCTGGAGCGCACCCTGCGCGAGGGGCTGCCCCTCGAAGATGCCGAGAAGGCGCTCAAGCTCGTGCGCGACTACCGCGGCTACGTGCATGACGTGCGCCAGGACATGGCGCCCAAGGGGATCCCCGGTTCGCTGGCCGAAGCGCAGCGCTTCTTTGACGAGATGGATGCGGTGCGCCGCCGCCATTTCGACGACAAGACCGCCGAGGCGCTCTTCGGCCCGCACGACCGCTATGCACGCATCACGATGGAGGCCTCCTTCATCGCGCAGGACGCGACGCTTGCCCCTGACGTGAAGAAGGCGCGGCTCGACGCGCTGCGTGCGCAACTGCCGGCCGATCAGCGCTCGTTGATCCCCGACCCGCAAGCCACCGAGGGCACCGCGGCGTCGGCTGTCGGCTCCTGA
- a CDS encoding poly(ethylene terephthalate) hydrolase, which yields MHFPARTSRLLQAAVLGGLMALSAAASAQTNPYARGPNPTASSLEASTGPFAYRSFTVSRPSGYGAGTVYYPTNAGGTVGAIAIVPGYTARQSSINWWGPRLASHGFVVITIDTNSTLDQPSSRSRQQMAALQQVASLNSTSSSPIYGKVDTSRMGVMGWSMGGGGSLISARDNPSLKAAAPQAPWNTSSSFSSMTVPTLIFACESDSIAPVNSHASPMYNSMRSNPRQYLEINNGSHSCANSGNSNQALIGKKGVAWMKRYMDNDTRYSTFACQNPNSTRVSDFRVANCS from the coding sequence ATGCACTTCCCCGCACGCACCTCGCGCCTGCTTCAAGCCGCCGTCCTCGGCGGGCTGATGGCCCTCTCGGCCGCCGCCAGCGCCCAGACCAATCCCTACGCCCGCGGCCCGAACCCGACCGCCTCGTCGCTGGAAGCGAGCACCGGCCCCTTCGCCTACCGTTCGTTCACCGTGAGCCGCCCGAGCGGCTACGGCGCCGGCACCGTCTACTACCCCACCAACGCCGGCGGCACCGTGGGTGCCATCGCCATCGTGCCCGGCTACACCGCACGCCAGTCCAGCATCAACTGGTGGGGCCCGCGCTTGGCCTCGCACGGCTTTGTCGTGATCACCATCGACACCAACTCCACGCTCGACCAGCCGAGCAGCCGCTCGCGCCAGCAGATGGCCGCGCTGCAGCAGGTCGCCAGTCTCAACAGCACCAGCAGCAGCCCCATCTACGGCAAGGTCGACACCTCGCGCATGGGCGTGATGGGCTGGTCGATGGGCGGCGGCGGCTCGCTGATCTCGGCGCGCGACAACCCCTCGCTCAAGGCCGCAGCCCCGCAGGCCCCGTGGAACACCTCGAGCAGCTTCTCGTCGATGACCGTGCCCACGCTGATCTTCGCCTGCGAGAGCGACAGCATCGCCCCGGTCAACTCGCACGCTTCTCCCATGTACAACAGCATGCGCTCCAACCCGCGCCAGTACCTGGAGATCAACAACGGCTCGCACTCCTGCGCCAACAGCGGCAACAGCAACCAGGCGCTGATCGGCAAGAAGGGCGTGGCCTGGATGAAGCGCTACATGGACAACGACACGCGCTACAGCACCTTCGCCTGCCAAAACCCGAACAGCACTCGCGTGTCGGACTTCCGCGTCGCGAACTGCAGCTGA
- a CDS encoding helix-turn-helix domain-containing protein has translation MSAPEPLRIPCPHAGSSDDLLDNSYVLGHHGFIYTSGSLLSGMTLRHPAVLLLSVDGRPFQTPLPDGRVLSASAMLVPPRVERALHAQGVPVVSLNVMPQHASYHVFRAMQPGGVRELDRHLFNPLNDELEALLRGRASIVEAELSFSRAVTEALRVLPPAPAPDPRALPLIRMLDADPELNLDVLARKLGYSQQVMSRLFSSAVGMSMRDYQNWLKQRRVYDVLYTRRSITQVAYLAGFADSPQFTRTFQRWYGQTPSNARDPKHVRVFIHGGNNQHGSAG, from the coding sequence ATGTCCGCCCCAGAACCATTGCGCATTCCCTGCCCCCACGCCGGCTCCAGCGACGATCTGCTCGACAACTCGTACGTGCTGGGCCACCACGGCTTCATCTACACGAGCGGCAGCCTTTTGAGCGGCATGACGCTGCGCCACCCGGCGGTGCTGCTGCTGAGCGTGGACGGCCGCCCGTTCCAGACGCCGCTGCCGGATGGCCGCGTGCTGTCGGCGTCCGCAATGCTGGTGCCGCCGCGCGTCGAACGCGCCCTCCACGCCCAAGGGGTGCCGGTGGTCAGTCTCAACGTCATGCCCCAGCATGCGTCGTACCACGTGTTCCGCGCCATGCAGCCCGGCGGCGTGCGCGAACTCGACCGCCATCTCTTCAACCCGCTCAACGACGAACTCGAGGCGCTGCTGCGCGGGCGCGCCTCGATCGTCGAGGCCGAACTCAGCTTCTCGCGCGCCGTCACCGAAGCGCTGCGGGTGCTGCCGCCTGCCCCGGCCCCCGACCCCCGCGCGCTGCCGCTGATCCGCATGCTCGACGCCGACCCCGAGCTGAACCTCGACGTGCTGGCACGCAAGCTCGGCTACTCGCAACAGGTGATGTCGCGCCTGTTCTCGTCGGCGGTGGGCATGTCGATGCGCGACTACCAGAACTGGCTCAAGCAGCGCCGCGTCTACGACGTGCTCTACACCCGCCGCTCGATCACGCAGGTGGCCTACCTGGCGGGCTTTGCCGACTCACCGCAGTTCACCCGCACCTTCCAGCGCTGGTACGGGCAGACGCCGTCCAACGCCCGCGATCCCAAGCACGTGCGGGTGTTCATCCACGGCGGCAACAACCAGCACGGCAGCGCCGGGTGA
- a CDS encoding lipase secretion chaperone, translating into MPTFKPFPVFLVLAVALVVAAVGYRSWDADEPDSVASGGVAAGVPGGSRGDPSGPQPGAGGPALNASTVVVHDATGATLDAARLFELGFAGGLVIDRDTRAVIEAVLNSMPEQPTEQDLQRLERTLREGLPREDAERAIKLFSSYRAYTADVRQQMEPLGVPGNLQEMNAFFDKMESIKRRHFDDATAQALFGAADMHARVSMEAMFVEQDASLTLEQKKQRLDELRAQLPPEQQSLIPQPGQPAS; encoded by the coding sequence ATGCCGACCTTCAAGCCCTTCCCCGTGTTCCTTGTGCTGGCGGTCGCGCTCGTGGTGGCGGCCGTTGGCTACCGGTCGTGGGACGCTGACGAGCCCGACAGCGTGGCGAGCGGCGGTGTGGCGGCGGGTGTGCCGGGCGGTTCGCGAGGAGATCCCTCGGGCCCGCAGCCCGGCGCTGGCGGCCCTGCCCTCAATGCGTCGACGGTGGTCGTGCACGACGCCACTGGCGCCACGCTCGACGCGGCCCGTCTCTTCGAACTCGGCTTTGCCGGCGGCCTGGTGATCGACCGCGACACCCGCGCCGTCATCGAAGCGGTGCTCAACTCCATGCCGGAGCAGCCCACCGAGCAGGACCTGCAGCGCCTCGAACGCACACTGCGCGAGGGTCTTCCGCGCGAAGACGCCGAACGCGCGATCAAGCTCTTCAGTTCCTACCGCGCGTACACCGCCGACGTGCGCCAGCAGATGGAGCCGCTGGGTGTGCCGGGCAACCTGCAGGAGATGAACGCCTTCTTCGACAAGATGGAGTCGATCAAGCGCCGCCACTTCGACGACGCGACCGCGCAGGCGCTGTTCGGCGCGGCCGACATGCATGCGCGTGTCTCGATGGAGGCCATGTTCGTCGAGCAGGACGCTTCGCTCACGCTGGAGCAGAAGAAGCAGCGGCTCGACGAGCTGCGCGCCCAGCTGCCGCCGGAGCAGCAGTCGCTCATCCCTCAGCCGGGGCAGCCGGCGTCCTGA
- a CDS encoding amino acid ABC transporter ATP-binding protein, which yields MIDIKNVSKWYGSFQVLTDCTTSIQKGEVVVVCGPSGSGKSTLIKTVNALEPFQKGDIVVDGISISDPKTNLPKLRSRVGMVFQHFELFPHLSVTENLTLAQIKVLGRGADEAKTRGLKMLDRVGLMAHKDKFPGQLSGGQQQRVAIARALSMDPIVMLFDEPTSALDPEMVGEVLDVMVKLAHEGMTMMVVTHEMGFAKKVSHRVIFMDAGKIVEDCPKDDFFGKPDARSPRAKDFLSKILQH from the coding sequence ATGATCGACATCAAGAACGTCTCCAAGTGGTACGGCTCCTTCCAGGTGCTGACCGACTGCACCACCAGCATCCAGAAGGGCGAGGTCGTCGTGGTCTGCGGGCCGTCAGGCTCGGGCAAGTCGACGCTCATCAAGACCGTCAATGCGCTGGAGCCCTTCCAGAAGGGCGACATCGTGGTCGATGGCATCTCCATCTCCGACCCCAAGACCAACCTGCCCAAGCTGCGCTCCCGTGTGGGCATGGTGTTCCAGCACTTCGAGCTCTTCCCGCACCTGAGCGTGACCGAGAACCTCACGCTCGCGCAGATCAAGGTGCTCGGTCGCGGTGCCGACGAAGCCAAGACGCGCGGCCTGAAGATGCTCGACCGCGTGGGCCTGATGGCGCACAAGGACAAATTCCCCGGTCAACTCTCCGGTGGCCAGCAGCAGCGCGTGGCCATCGCGCGGGCGCTCAGCATGGACCCGATCGTGATGCTCTTCGACGAGCCCACCTCGGCGCTCGACCCCGAGATGGTCGGCGAGGTGCTCGACGTGATGGTCAAGCTGGCGCACGAAGGCATGACCATGATGGTCGTGACGCACGAGATGGGCTTTGCCAAGAAGGTGAGCCACCGCGTCATCTTCATGGACGCCGGCAAGATCGTCGAGGACTGCCCGAAAGACGACTTCTTCGGCAAGCCCGACGCGCGCTCGCCGCGGGCCAAGGACTTCCTCTCGAAGATCCTGCAGCACTGA
- the pyrC gene encoding dihydroorotase encodes MAWATIPHDFCSTPLSITLTRPDDWHLHVRDGAALNAVVPDTARQFGRAIIMPNLKPPVTTAAQAVAYRERILAAVPASLKEQGIGFEPLMTLYLTDNLPPDEIRRAKEAGVVALKLYPAGATTNSDAGVTDIRKTYATLEAMQREGLKLLVHGEVTSPDIDLFDREKAFIDTQLIPLRRDFPELKIVFEHITTREAAQYVPEAGPFTAATITAHHLLYNRNAIFLGGVRPHYYCLPVLKREEHRRALVAAATSGSDRFFLGTDSAPHPAHLKEHATGCAGCYTALSALELYAEAFEAAGALDKLEGFASFHGPAFYSLPRNSGTVTLKKETWTLPEALPFGDAQLKPLRGGESLAWKLA; translated from the coding sequence GTGGCGTGGGCGACAATTCCGCATGACTTCTGCAGCACCCCCCTCTCGATCACCCTCACCCGACCCGACGACTGGCATCTGCACGTGCGCGATGGCGCTGCGCTCAACGCCGTGGTGCCCGACACCGCGCGCCAGTTCGGCCGCGCGATCATCATGCCCAACCTCAAGCCGCCGGTGACCACCGCGGCGCAGGCCGTGGCCTACCGCGAGCGCATCCTCGCGGCCGTGCCCGCGTCGTTGAAGGAGCAGGGCATCGGCTTCGAGCCGCTGATGACGCTGTACCTCACCGACAACCTGCCGCCCGACGAGATCCGCCGCGCGAAAGAGGCCGGCGTGGTGGCCTTGAAGCTCTACCCCGCCGGCGCCACCACCAACAGCGATGCCGGCGTGACCGACATCCGCAAGACCTACGCCACGCTCGAAGCGATGCAGCGCGAAGGCCTGAAGCTGCTGGTGCATGGCGAAGTGACCAGCCCCGACATCGACCTCTTCGACCGCGAGAAGGCCTTCATCGACACGCAGCTCATCCCGCTGCGCCGCGACTTCCCGGAACTCAAGATCGTGTTCGAGCACATCACCACGCGTGAAGCGGCGCAGTACGTGCCCGAAGCCGGCCCGTTCACCGCAGCGACCATCACCGCGCACCACCTGCTCTACAACCGCAACGCGATCTTCCTGGGGGGCGTGCGTCCACACTACTACTGTCTCCCGGTGTTGAAGCGCGAGGAGCACCGCCGCGCGCTGGTGGCCGCGGCCACCTCGGGCAGCGACCGGTTCTTCCTCGGCACCGACAGCGCGCCGCACCCGGCGCACCTGAAGGAGCATGCGACCGGCTGCGCCGGCTGCTACACCGCGCTCTCGGCGCTCGAGCTGTATGCCGAGGCCTTCGAGGCCGCCGGTGCGCTCGACAAGCTGGAAGGCTTTGCCAGCTTCCACGGCCCGGCCTTCTACAGCCTCCCGCGCAACAGCGGCACGGTCACGCTGAAGAAGGAAACCTGGACGCTGCCCGAGGCCTTGCCCTTCGGCGATGCGCAGCTCAAGCCACTGCGCGGCGGGGAGAGCCTCGCCTGGAAGCTCGCCTGA
- a CDS encoding helix-turn-helix transcriptional regulator has product MKSSSGVTSRHSAAILVSADSRAVTVALRDGTSFAGPALLVPPLVPRSLDAAGVALLSVNVMPSHRSFHVFSALQHTGVQTLQREPYSACDADMQRLVAGELTLDEASALFDRLIDLTCTQLPPAPPQDPAARMLIQLLDENPDLSIEELARQLGRPPQAVSRLFSSAVGMSARDYQGWLRLRRMHDVMFTPRSLTDVALDVGFSDSPQFSRTYHRWYGRSPSSTRDPSQVRVFVRGDAADEPWSPKS; this is encoded by the coding sequence ATGAAATCCTCAAGCGGCGTGACGTCACGCCACTCGGCCGCCATCCTCGTCAGCGCCGACAGCCGTGCGGTGACGGTCGCACTCAGAGACGGCACGAGCTTCGCCGGGCCGGCGCTCCTGGTGCCGCCGCTCGTGCCGCGCAGCCTCGACGCCGCCGGCGTGGCGCTTCTCAGCGTGAACGTGATGCCGTCGCACCGCAGCTTCCACGTCTTCAGCGCCCTGCAACACACCGGCGTGCAGACGCTGCAGCGCGAGCCCTACTCGGCGTGCGATGCCGACATGCAGCGCCTCGTCGCAGGCGAACTCACGCTCGACGAGGCCAGCGCCCTCTTCGATCGGTTGATCGACCTCACCTGCACCCAGTTGCCGCCAGCACCGCCGCAGGACCCAGCCGCGCGCATGCTGATTCAACTGCTCGACGAGAACCCCGACCTCAGCATCGAGGAACTGGCCCGCCAGCTCGGGCGGCCGCCGCAGGCGGTCTCGCGCCTGTTCTCGTCGGCGGTCGGCATGTCGGCGCGCGACTACCAGGGCTGGCTCAGGCTGCGCCGAATGCACGACGTGATGTTCACGCCCCGCTCGCTCACCGACGTGGCGCTCGACGTGGGCTTCTCCGATTCGCCGCAGTTCTCGCGCACCTACCACCGCTGGTACGGCCGCTCGCCCTCGTCGACGCGCGATCCGTCGCAGGTGCGTGTGTTCGTCCGCGGCGACGCGGCCGACGAGCCCTGGTCGCCCAAATCCTGA
- a CDS encoding amino acid ABC transporter permease has product MISALDFSFLNWSVISSFVAKGFIYSIQLTLIAMVGGIILGTLLALMRLSGKKWLEAPAAFYVNTLRSIPLVMVILWFFLLIPMLIGRPMGAELSAIITFTVFEAAYYSEIMRAGIQSVPRGQVHAGYAVGMTYRQTMQLVVLPQAFRNMLPVLLTQTIILFQDTSLVYAIGAYDLLKGFEVAGKNFNRPVETYLVAAVVYFVICFSLSMLVRRLQKKIQIIR; this is encoded by the coding sequence ATGATCAGCGCCCTCGATTTCAGCTTCCTCAACTGGAGCGTGATCTCCAGCTTCGTCGCCAAGGGCTTCATCTACTCGATCCAGCTCACGCTGATCGCGATGGTGGGCGGCATCATCCTCGGCACGCTGCTGGCGCTCATGCGCCTGTCGGGCAAGAAGTGGCTGGAGGCACCGGCCGCGTTCTACGTCAACACGCTGCGGTCCATTCCGCTCGTGATGGTGATCCTGTGGTTCTTCCTGCTGATCCCCATGCTCATCGGCCGGCCGATGGGGGCGGAGCTGTCGGCCATCATCACCTTCACGGTGTTCGAGGCGGCCTACTACTCCGAGATCATGCGCGCGGGCATCCAGAGCGTGCCGCGCGGGCAGGTTCACGCGGGGTACGCAGTGGGCATGACCTACCGCCAGACCATGCAGCTCGTCGTGCTGCCGCAGGCCTTCCGCAACATGCTGCCGGTGCTGCTCACGCAGACCATCATCCTGTTCCAGGACACCTCGCTGGTCTACGCGATCGGGGCCTACGACCTGCTCAAGGGCTTCGAAGTGGCGGGCAAGAACTTCAACCGTCCGGTGGAGACCTACCTTGTCGCCGCCGTCGTCTATTTCGTGATCTGCTTCAGCCTGTCGATGCTCGTGCGTCGCCTGCAAAAGAAGATCCAGATCATTCGATAG
- a CDS encoding multidrug effflux MFS transporter: MNPDAQTLWRAPRWALAFLLACLGMLGPFSIDTYLPAFTGIARSVGATPVEMQQTLSAYLFGFAVMNLFHGALSDSFGRRPVVLWGVAVFTIASAGCALADHIGTLVFWRAVQGMSAGAGIVVSRAVIRDMFPPADAQRVMSQVTIYFGIAPAIAPMVGGFLFVHIDWHAIFWFLTAIGVALWIANYQLLPETLHAEQKQAFNVRNLMRGYWALGANPRFFALALASGIPFNGMFLYVLSAPVFLGEHLALRPEQFFWFFLLTIAGIMGGAFVSGRLAGRMKPQHQIRHGFVIMLAVSLLNLALNLAFTPHVAWALFPIAVFAFGWALMVPVVTLMVLDLVPERRGMASSFQACVGSVANGFVAGVIAPLVMHSTIGLAVASLLMMSVGIVAWVWVKPRVT, encoded by the coding sequence ATGAACCCCGACGCCCAAACCCTCTGGCGCGCGCCGCGCTGGGCCCTTGCGTTCTTGCTGGCCTGCCTGGGGATGCTCGGGCCCTTCTCGATCGACACCTACCTGCCGGCCTTCACCGGCATCGCGCGGTCGGTCGGCGCCACACCGGTCGAGATGCAGCAGACGCTGTCGGCGTATCTCTTCGGCTTCGCGGTGATGAACCTCTTCCACGGCGCGCTGTCCGACAGCTTCGGGCGCCGCCCGGTGGTGCTGTGGGGCGTCGCCGTTTTCACCATCGCCTCAGCCGGCTGTGCGCTCGCCGACCACATCGGCACGCTCGTCTTCTGGCGTGCGGTGCAGGGCATGTCGGCCGGCGCGGGCATCGTGGTGTCGAGGGCGGTGATCCGCGACATGTTTCCCCCGGCCGATGCGCAGCGCGTGATGTCGCAGGTGACGATCTACTTCGGCATCGCACCGGCGATCGCGCCGATGGTCGGCGGCTTTCTCTTCGTGCACATCGACTGGCACGCGATCTTCTGGTTTCTCACGGCGATCGGCGTGGCGCTGTGGATCGCCAACTACCAGTTGCTGCCCGAGACGCTGCATGCCGAGCAGAAGCAGGCGTTCAACGTGCGCAACCTGATGCGCGGCTACTGGGCGCTGGGCGCCAACCCGCGCTTCTTCGCGCTGGCACTGGCGAGCGGCATCCCGTTCAACGGCATGTTCCTCTACGTGCTGTCGGCGCCGGTGTTCCTCGGGGAGCACCTGGCCCTGCGGCCCGAGCAGTTCTTCTGGTTCTTCCTGCTCACCATCGCCGGCATCATGGGCGGTGCTTTCGTCTCGGGTCGTCTGGCCGGTCGCATGAAGCCGCAGCACCAGATCCGCCACGGCTTCGTGATCATGCTGGCGGTGTCGCTGCTCAACCTGGCGCTCAACCTGGCCTTCACACCGCACGTCGCCTGGGCCTTGTTTCCGATCGCGGTGTTTGCCTTCGGCTGGGCGCTGATGGTGCCGGTGGTCACGCTGATGGTGCTCGACCTCGTGCCCGAGCGGCGTGGCATGGCCTCCTCGTTCCAGGCCTGCGTGGGCAGCGTGGCCAACGGCTTTGTGGCCGGGGTGATCGCCCCGCTCGTGATGCATTCCACGATTGGCCTGGCGGTGGCGTCGCTCCTGATGATGAGCGTGGGCATCGTGGCCTGGGTCTGGGTCAAGCCGCGTGTGACATGA
- a CDS encoding poly(ethylene terephthalate) hydrolase, translating into MFGTSRLMKAALAATALVAATAASAQSNPYQRGPAPTASSLEASRGPLAISQFTVSRPSGYRAGTVYYPTNAGGTVGAIAVVPGYTAYQSDINWWGPRLASWGFVVITIDTNSTLDQPSSRSRQQLAALDQVAALSRTSSSPIYNKVDTSRMGVMGWSMGGGGSLISTENRPSLKASIPFAPWNSTSSFSSVVTPTFIIACQSDIIAPVASHADDFYDSLSRPPKMFLEIRGGSHYCANSSNNDKGLLGSKGVAWMKRYIDNDTRFTSYACSNPNTLAVSDFRTARCS; encoded by the coding sequence ATGTTTGGTACTTCCCGCCTGATGAAAGCGGCCCTTGCGGCCACCGCCCTCGTGGCCGCCACCGCCGCGTCCGCCCAATCCAACCCCTACCAACGTGGCCCAGCTCCGACCGCTTCGTCGCTGGAAGCCAGCCGGGGCCCGCTGGCCATCAGCCAGTTCACCGTCAGCCGTCCGAGCGGCTACCGCGCCGGCACCGTGTACTACCCGACCAACGCCGGCGGCACCGTGGGTGCGATCGCCGTGGTGCCGGGCTACACCGCCTACCAGTCCGACATCAACTGGTGGGGCCCCCGCCTGGCCTCGTGGGGCTTTGTCGTGATCACCATCGACACCAACTCCACGCTCGACCAGCCGTCGTCGCGCTCGCGCCAGCAGCTCGCCGCGCTCGACCAGGTGGCCGCGCTCAGCCGCACCTCCAGCAGCCCGATCTACAACAAGGTCGACACCTCGCGCATGGGCGTGATGGGCTGGTCGATGGGCGGCGGCGGCTCGCTGATCTCGACCGAGAACCGCCCGTCGCTGAAAGCGTCGATCCCGTTTGCGCCGTGGAACAGCACGTCGAGCTTCTCGTCGGTCGTGACCCCGACCTTCATCATTGCGTGCCAGAGCGACATCATCGCCCCGGTCGCGTCGCACGCCGATGACTTCTACGACAGCCTGAGCCGCCCGCCCAAGATGTTCCTCGAGATCCGCGGCGGCAGCCACTACTGCGCCAACTCGTCGAACAACGACAAGGGCCTCTTGGGCTCCAAGGGTGTGGCCTGGATGAAGCGCTACATCGACAACGACACCCGCTTCACGTCGTACGCCTGCAGCAACCCGAACACGCTGGCCGTGTCGGACTTCCGCACCGCCCGTTGCTCGTGA
- a CDS encoding carbonic anhydrase: MHTPPRSLAATLSALGFLAWALPALASEPIMRTSPGRPMRDGAAVGDGKLVKKPMSKVSAEEDNETLEALRERLARKLGAQQAAERAAEKPEPGVLRVVARSPAPATPAAATATAVSPGGAPEPGIHWSEPRRAAAPAKSAPAAKKKPEHWSYHGDGGPEHWGSMKSEYALCNNGKRQSPIDIRDQISVQLDPVQFDYKPTSFRVIDNGHTVQVNVAPGNSIEVMGRRYELQQFHFHRPSEERINGRQFDMVAHLVHKDLEGKLAVVAVLLDRGSAQPVVQQVWNNLPLEKNEELASRSPLDLNGLLPADRGYFTYMGSLTTPPCSEGVLWMVMKNPVSIAPEQIGIFSRLYPMNARPVQASAGRMIKGSN; encoded by the coding sequence ATGCACACCCCGCCTCGCAGCCTCGCAGCCACCCTGTCTGCGCTGGGTTTCCTGGCCTGGGCGCTGCCCGCCTTGGCCTCTGAGCCCATCATGCGTACCTCACCCGGCCGGCCGATGCGCGACGGCGCGGCGGTGGGCGACGGCAAGCTCGTCAAGAAGCCGATGTCCAAGGTGTCGGCGGAAGAAGACAACGAAACGCTCGAAGCGCTGCGCGAGCGCCTGGCCCGCAAGCTGGGTGCCCAGCAGGCGGCCGAGCGTGCGGCCGAAAAGCCGGAGCCCGGTGTGCTGCGGGTCGTGGCCCGCTCGCCCGCACCCGCCACCCCGGCCGCGGCGACTGCCACAGCGGTGTCGCCCGGAGGGGCGCCCGAGCCGGGCATCCACTGGAGCGAGCCGCGCCGTGCCGCCGCTCCGGCCAAGTCAGCGCCCGCCGCGAAGAAGAAGCCCGAGCACTGGTCGTACCACGGCGACGGCGGCCCCGAGCACTGGGGCAGCATGAAATCGGAATACGCGTTGTGCAACAACGGCAAGCGCCAGAGCCCGATCGACATTCGCGACCAGATCTCGGTGCAGCTCGACCCGGTGCAGTTCGACTACAAGCCGACCAGCTTCCGCGTGATCGACAACGGCCACACGGTGCAGGTCAACGTGGCGCCCGGCAACAGCATCGAGGTGATGGGCCGCCGCTACGAGCTGCAGCAGTTCCACTTCCACCGCCCGTCGGAGGAGCGCATCAACGGCCGCCAGTTCGACATGGTCGCCCACCTCGTGCACAAGGACCTCGAAGGCAAGCTCGCCGTCGTGGCCGTGCTGCTCGACCGTGGCAGTGCGCAGCCGGTGGTGCAGCAGGTGTGGAACAACCTGCCGCTGGAAAAAAACGAGGAGCTGGCCTCCCGCTCGCCGCTCGACCTGAACGGGCTGCTGCCCGCGGACCGCGGCTATTTCACCTACATGGGCTCGCTCACCACGCCGCCGTGCAGTGAAGGTGTGCTGTGGATGGTGATGAAGAACCCGGTGTCGATCGCGCCCGAGCAGATCGGCATCTTCTCGCGCCTCTACCCGATGAACGCGCGCCCGGTGCAGGCCTCGGCCGGCCGCATGATCAAGGGCTCGAACTGA